ATCTGAAAGATGCCTTCGCAGGTGAGAGCCAAGCAAACCGCCGTTACCTGTACTTCGCGAACAAGGCCGACGTAGAAGGCTACACCGAAGTCGCAGCACTGTTCCGCTCGACCGCAGAAGGCGAGACCGGCCACGCACACGGCCACCTCGACTACCTGGCCGAAGTGGGTGACCCCGCAACGGATATGCCCATTGGTGATTCCGCATCCAACCTGAAGTCTGCTGTTGCTGGCGAGACCCACGAGTACACCGACATGTACCCCGGTATGGCCAAAGACGCACGTGCTGAAGGCTTTGACGAAATCGCTGACTGGTTTGAGACCTTGGCCAAGGCCGAGCGCTCGCACGCCAACAAGTTCCAGAAGGCACTCGAAGCATTGGCAGCGTAATGCCGCGTGATTTGGGCTGATTCAGCCCAAATTGTGCTGAAGGAAAGCAGTTGATTTGCAAGGCCTCAGTCTTCTGGGGCCTTGCGGAACAGATGCTTCAAGACTCTGCGGTAAATCTGTTGTTCCCCTAATTCCCGGCAGTTCAAACAAGAGAGATCGGCTATGACGGTTCGTGAAGGTTCGTTAGAAGCGCCCACGCGGCATCCTATTGATTGGAAAAGCAAGGAGTTTTACGACGAGAAGGCCTGCTTCGATGAGATGGAGCGTGTCTTTGATATCTGCCACGGCTGCCGTCGTTGCGTGAGCCTTTGTAATTCCTTTCCCCGTCTGTTTGATTTGATTGACGAGGGCCCCACCGGCGAGATGGATGGTGTGCCCCGTGAAAAATATTGGGAAGTGGTCGACCAGTGTTATCTGTGCGATGTCTGCTACATGACCAAGTGCCCCTATGTGCCACCACACCCTTGGAACCTGGACTTTCCCCACCTGATGCTGCGGGCCAAGGCCATTCAGTTTAAGCAGGGCACGCCCACGAAATTCCGCGACACCACCTTATCGAACACCGCTGCCAACGGTAAGCTGGCATCGATCCCCATCGTTGTGCAGGCCGTGAACGCTTTGTCGAAAAACAAGACGGCCCGCGCATTAGGTGAA
The nucleotide sequence above comes from beta proteobacterium MWH-UniP1. Encoded proteins:
- a CDS encoding rubrerythrin family protein: MPQLKGSKTHQHLKDAFAGESQANRRYLYFANKADVEGYTEVAALFRSTAEGETGHAHGHLDYLAEVGDPATDMPIGDSASNLKSAVAGETHEYTDMYPGMAKDARAEGFDEIADWFETLAKAERSHANKFQKALEALAA